Sequence from the Oncorhynchus nerka isolate Pitt River unplaced genomic scaffold, Oner_Uvic_2.0 unplaced_scaffold_5320, whole genome shotgun sequence genome:
TCCATCTCAGAAGGGCTCCAAATAAAGATCTTCATACGTTTGATTGACATGAACGCACAAGTATTACTCAAATTAGAAGGTTAAGAACCTTGAGATTCCACTAAATTTCAAACTGTGCTATATAACTAACTactagtagtagtcgtagtagcagtagtagtagtagtagtagcagtaaattGTTAATTGAAAATAACAGTGAGTTTACCCATATAGGCAACCTCCTTCCAGTCCAGATCCTTGTCATCCATCATGGCTTTGACCTCACCCTGGATGTCCTTGCCCAGCTGCCTGACCTCGCAGCCTGTCCTCTGGGATAGATTGTCAGCCAGGGCCTTGGTCACAGGGTCCTCACCGGACGAGATCAGGATCACCTGGAAGAAAGACAATAATAGTAGAAAACGTTTTCATACCGAGACAAACCGATCTGttctgggatggcctggttacacatccaccatagTTTCTGGAAGCGTGTTGGAAGGGACAGTGGGAGAAGAAAACAGCCTGGCCATCACAGCACGGTTGGGCCTGGCCATCACAGCACGGTTGGGCCTGGCCATCACAGCACGGTTGTGCCTGGCCATCACAGCACGGTTGGGCCAATAATGTGTAGAAGGATGTCATTTGAGAAGTGTTCTCTTAGAGGGTATGATGAAACTCAAACTAATAAAGTCACATGACGGAGTAAatagtatcctgtgtgtgtgtttaatgggcGGAGGTTTCAGTGATAAACTGAGGAGCAGCCGGTGTGTTACATCCTGTTCTGGTAAGAGCTTAGCAAAGCAAACCCAACTGGTTCTACCTAACTTCCTGTATATTTAATACTGCCACAAAGCCAAACAAGGGAcactgggtagcctagtgggttacAGCGTTGGGCCAGGAACCCAACCAGAGATTACTAGGTGAACAATCTGTCAATGTGTCCTTgaccaaggcacttaaccctacttGCTCATGTAAGTCGCTCAGGTTGATTGtcagctaaatgactcaaatgtaaaatgataggattgttttttgtttattttatagCAGCTTAATGCTGCTTCAAGTTGAAC
This genomic interval carries:
- the LOC135566380 gene encoding N-acylneuraminate cytidylyltransferase-like, yielding REGVEVILISSGEDPVTKALADNLSQRTGCEVRQLGKDIQGEVKAMMDDKDLDWKEVAYMGNDAPDVDCLNLAGLSAVPGTPSGGDQRC